TCATTATCACTGCCCGACAGATGATCTGTGTTTTCACTTATAAGTATAACGCTAGACTCGCTACTATTTATGCTTAGCTGGGAAACATTATTTGGATCATTGTCAGCTTTCTCATTATCTTCAGGTAAGTCAATGGTGATTTCAAGTTCATTGCAAAGCTCAAGCAAATCAAGTGTCTCAACCCGATTGCCGACATTCTTGTCGCCCTCAGCGGGCTTCTTTCCTTCTGGGACAGAGTGGAATTTGCTGTCAGACCCGAACGCACACATTTGATCTTCCTTATGTACTGCAATCTCTTCCATATCAAGGGTTTGGTCAGGTATATCTTCATGATTTTTCATGCACTCGCATTTACTCAAAGAAGCAGGGTTTGACCCCCAAATTTGTTCCTTAAACCTCACAACGCAGCAAACCTGGTCTACTGGAGAGACTGACTTGTTCTCCAGTAATGTGTTACTCAATGTGGAAACTGTATCCGTAGGCAGCTCACCCTCCACAAGGCTTTTTGTGACTCTCTTTTGTTGATTGTGTGTGTCCATACTTGTTGGCAGCTTGCTTTGTAATTGCTCATAGATGACTTTGGCCTCTGCATGAGATAAAACTTGGATTTGAAAAGAGCAATGAGAGTCACTGGAATCGTCCATTTCTGTTCCATAAGGAGAAGCAGTACTTGTTGAATCGGCATCCACAGTTGAGTCTTGCTTTTCCTCACTCAATTCAATAATGCCAGGAATACTGTTGTCTATCTGGACCTGATCTAACTGGCTTTCACTCTCAAGACAATGCTTCAAAGACCATGGGAAGTCAAACTCTTTGTCAATCTCATCGAGCTGCTCATTGACATTCAACCATGATGATGTGTAGGGTGGGGCTGAATAAACTTCATTATATTTGAGGACATGGAAGCGTTTGAGTTGCTCACTAAAGCGTCTGTCTACTTGTAACAGTCTGACAGAGTCTGGCGTTACATCTTTGACATATTCATGAGTTTCCTTCATTATATCCGTGAACCAGTCTGGATTTCGCGTAGATACCATATCATTAAACATGTCAGTTTGCCTTTTGTTGTCAGAGTCTAATTTCGCAAACCCATATAACTCTGTATGTGCTTTTTCTTCATCTTGTATCAACTTAATTAATGCGTTTAGTGTCCATGGTATTGTTGGGATGGAGGAGAGGTCAAGATCTGTTGGCCTCTCGCTTTGGTCCTTTTCACTGCTTTGGCTTACAGGCACTTTGGAGGTTACAGATTTGTCCACGTTTAGTGCCAATGGATGGTCTACTTGCATGTTTAAAGGCGATTGAGATACTGTGTCATCAGCAAACAACTGTTTTTTAGACAAGTCATGAGTCTCAGCTGAAACTAAATATGATTCAAAGGTATCAGCCTTGTTTGCTGCTGAATGCGTGATTGCAGATTTGTCTACAGACAATTGACTGACCGTGGTAGAACTGGTCTGCTTGCTGGCATCCTGGTAGCTTTCCTGCGACAATGGCTGCACAACAGCAACAGCTCTTGTGCGTCCAGGAGAAGAGTGAATGGAGCTGGCATTTGCCTTGACTGACAAGACTTTCTCAACC
This region of Pseudochaenichthys georgianus chromosome 6, fPseGeo1.2, whole genome shotgun sequence genomic DNA includes:
- the LOC117448171 gene encoding uncharacterized protein, with translation MPVPPPKNVVSLRDAPHLKQLPEGISSQKIKTQSSAAIREWVEKVLSVKANASSIHSSPGRTRAVAVVQPLSQESYQDASKQTSSTTVSQLSVDKSAITHSAANKADTFESYLVSAETHDLSKKQLFADDTVSQSPLNMQVDHPLALNVDKSVTSKVPVSQSSEKDQSERPTDLDLSSIPTIPWTLNALIKLIQDEEKAHTELYGFAKLDSDNKRQTDMFNDMVSTRNPDWFTDIMKETHEYVKDVTPDSVRLLQVDRRFSEQLKRFHVLKYNEVYSAPPYTSSWLNVNEQLDEIDKEFDFPWSLKHCLESESQLDQVQIDNSIPGIIELSEEKQDSTVDADSTSTASPYGTEMDDSSDSHCSFQIQVLSHAEAKVIYEQLQSKLPTSMDTHNQQKRVTKSLVEGELPTDTVSTLSNTLLENKSVSPVDQVCCVVRFKEQIWGSNPASLSKCECMKNHEDIPDQTLDMEEIAVHKEDQMCAFGSDSKFHSVPEGKKPAEGDKNVGNRVETLDLLELCNELEITIDLPEDNEKADNDPNNVSQLSINSSESSVILISENTDHLSGSDNEVPKLMPDLEKDLELARNKKKETEQSKTESYHWKTEDGQTQAATSSLKTTCRGKHDAVCRKEETQHNVLYPLFQKSKKRKPFFESQRVLEGASNEKVFICATDNERSASNAQTVQLVLFGSSAENNCGLMGSRKSHMSSVKAVSAAVQNPPIVLTIKLSPMKRKSEKALARKHSEKRRLCEKSRISFPPTKMKHRHKLKTQKCTLATSSGPSLKKAKKVDPANTEELPVSSETSILSGTTRPCLSLKKRRSQRVGEKTKRRTATLSQPADQEENESSAVMPHLKNDVLKFGVLPKTFDFKDGSNGRKENDDPLPGNSDLVEEKDESPSKTIKRARGTWYQHPEEKNMLIPPTPKTDNVFHVFQKKYKDKMQPSVDK